A single window of Corythoichthys intestinalis isolate RoL2023-P3 chromosome 21, ASM3026506v1, whole genome shotgun sequence DNA harbors:
- the psme3 gene encoding proteasome activator complex subunit 3 has product MSSLLKVDNEIKTKVDAFRERITAEAEDLVANFFPKKLLELDQFLKEPIINIVELKEIHSDINLTVPDPILLSNLHDGLDSQNAKKRKLEDGATEAKVTGTKVFVMPGGMMQSNNNLVELIEKVKPEIRTLIEKCNTVKMWVQLLIPRIEDGNNFGVSIQEETVAELRTVEGEAASYLDQISRYYITRAKLVSKIAKYPHVEDYRRTVTEIDEKEYISLKIIVSELRNQYVALHDMILKNIEKIKRPRSSNAEALY; this is encoded by the exons ATGTCGTCACTGCTCAAAGTGGATAATGAAATTAAAACCAAG GTTGATGCATTTAGAGAACGTATCACTGCAGAA GCAGAGGATCTAGTTGCTAATTTTTTCCCAAAGAAGTTACTGGAACTTGATCAGTTTCTTAAG GAGCCAATCATAAACATCGTAGAGTTGAAGGAGATCCACTCGGACATCAACCTAACAGTGCCCGACCCAATCCTTCTCTCCAATCTTCATGATGGACTCGATTCG caaaATGCCAAAAAGAGAAAGCTGGAGGATGGAGCTACAGAGGCTAAGG TGACCGGCACAAAAGTCTTCGTCATGCCTGGTGGGATGATGCAGAGTAACAACAACCTGGTGGAACTCATCGAAAAGGTCAAACCGGAGATCCGGACGCTTATAGAGAAATGCAACACG gtaaaaatgtgggtgcaGCTGCTGATTCCCAGGATAGAAGATGGCAACAACTTTGGAGTGTCCATCCAGGAGGAGACAGTGGCTGAGCTCAGGACAGTGGAAGGCGAGGCAGCCTCTTACCTGGACCAGATATCAAG ATATTACATCACTCGAGCAAAGCTGGTTTCAAAAATAGCAAAATACCCTCATGTG GAGGACTATCGGCGCACAGTAACAGAGATTGACGAAAAGGAATACATCAGTCTGAAGATAATTGTATCGGAACTCCGAAATCAATAC GTGGCGCTACACGATATGATCCTAAAGAACATTGAGAAGATTAAGAGGCCTCGAAGCAGTAACGCTGAAGCCTTGTACTGA